In a single window of the Nicotiana tomentosiformis chromosome 8, ASM39032v3, whole genome shotgun sequence genome:
- the LOC138897781 gene encoding secreted RxLR effector protein 161-like, with product MIHQQKYIKELLKKFNIDSSKSIDALISISTKLDLDEEGKSVEQKLYRGMIGSLLYFIARWPDIVFSLGLCARFQVNPKESHVKAIKRILRYLKGTPDPCMWYLRGYNFDLVGYADADYACFHVDRKSTSGITHFLGSCLVSWETKKQNSVSLSIAEAEYMAATT from the coding sequence ATGATACATCAGCAAAAATACATCAAGGAACTGCTGAAGAAATTTAACATAGATTCTTCTAAATCCATAGACGCTCTCATTTCCATTTCAACAAAGCTGGACCTTGATGAAGAAGGGAAAAGTGTTGAACAGAAGCtgtatagaggaatgattggatCATTGTTGTATTTCATAGCAAGATGGCCTGATATTGTATTCAGTCTGGGATTATGTGCAAGATTTCAAGTAAATCCCAAAGAGTCTCATGTGAAGGCTATCAAGAGGATACTCAGATATCTTAAAGGGACTCCTGATCCATGTATGTGGTATCTTAGAGGGTATAACTTTGATCTAGTTGGTTATGCTGATGCAGACTATGCATGTTTTCATGTTGACAGGAAAAGCACTTCAGGAATAACACACTTTCTTGGTTCTTGCCTAGTGTCTTGGGAAACAAAGAAGCAGAACTCAGTGTCTTTATCTATAgctgaagcagaatatatggcagcaACAACTTGA
- the GLOBOSA gene encoding floral homeotic protein GLOBOSA isoform X2, giving the protein MGRGKIEIKRIENSSNRQVTYSKRRNGILKKAKEISVLCDARVSVIIFASSGKMHEFSSTSLVDILDQYHKLTGRRLWDAKQENLDNEINKVKKDNDNMQIELRELMMLEDALENGLTSIRNKQNEFLRMMRKKTQSMEEEQDQLNCQLRQLEIASMNRNMGEIGEVFHQRENEYQTQIPFAFRVQPMQPNLQERF; this is encoded by the exons atgggGAGAGGAAAGATAGAGATCAAAAGAATAGAGAACTCAAGCAACAGGCAAGTGacttactcaaaaagaagaaatgGGATCTTGAAAAAAGCTAAGGAAATCAGTGTTCTTTGTGATGCTCGTGTTTCTGTCATTATTTTTGCTAGTTCTGGCAAGATGCATGAGTTCTCCTCTACTTC GTTGGTTGATATTTTGGATCAATATCACAAACTTACTGGAAGAAGATTGTGGGATGCTAAGCAGGAG AACTTGGACAATGAAATCAACAAAGTCAAGAAAGACAATGACAACATGCAAATTGAACTCAG AGAGCTGATGATGTTGGAAGATGCCCTTGAAAATGGACTAACTAGTATCCGTAACAAGCAG AATGAGTTTCTGAGGATGATGAGGAAAAAG ACTCAAAGTATGGAAGAGGAGCAAGACCAACTTAATTGCCAATTG CGGCAACTTGAGATAGCAAGCATGAATAGGAATATGGGAGAAATAGGGGAAGTGTTTCACCAAAGGGAGAATGAATATCAAACTCAGATTCCTTTTGCCTTCCGAGTACAGCCAATGCAGCCCAATTTGCAGGAGAGGTTCTAA
- the GLOBOSA gene encoding floral homeotic protein GLOBOSA isoform X1: protein MGRGKIEIKRIENSSNRQVTYSKRRNGILKKAKEISVLCDARVSVIIFASSGKMHEFSSTSLVDILDQYHKLTGRRLWDAKQENLDNEINKVKKDNDNMQIELRHLKGEDITSLNHRELMMLEDALENGLTSIRNKQNEFLRMMRKKTQSMEEEQDQLNCQLRQLEIASMNRNMGEIGEVFHQRENEYQTQIPFAFRVQPMQPNLQERF, encoded by the exons atgggGAGAGGAAAGATAGAGATCAAAAGAATAGAGAACTCAAGCAACAGGCAAGTGacttactcaaaaagaagaaatgGGATCTTGAAAAAAGCTAAGGAAATCAGTGTTCTTTGTGATGCTCGTGTTTCTGTCATTATTTTTGCTAGTTCTGGCAAGATGCATGAGTTCTCCTCTACTTC GTTGGTTGATATTTTGGATCAATATCACAAACTTACTGGAAGAAGATTGTGGGATGCTAAGCAGGAG AACTTGGACAATGAAATCAACAAAGTCAAGAAAGACAATGACAACATGCAAATTGAACTCAG GCACCTAAAGGGGGAAGATATAACATCTTTGAACCACAGAGAGCTGATGATGTTGGAAGATGCCCTTGAAAATGGACTAACTAGTATCCGTAACAAGCAG AATGAGTTTCTGAGGATGATGAGGAAAAAG ACTCAAAGTATGGAAGAGGAGCAAGACCAACTTAATTGCCAATTG CGGCAACTTGAGATAGCAAGCATGAATAGGAATATGGGAGAAATAGGGGAAGTGTTTCACCAAAGGGAGAATGAATATCAAACTCAGATTCCTTTTGCCTTCCGAGTACAGCCAATGCAGCCCAATTTGCAGGAGAGGTTCTAA